A region of Rhodamnia argentea isolate NSW1041297 chromosome 9, ASM2092103v1, whole genome shotgun sequence DNA encodes the following proteins:
- the LOC115730805 gene encoding uncharacterized protein At4g18490-like isoform X2, whose product MLSSHFLLQMAESPKETAVVNRKEDKSLLDAEFGKEFLTSWKSLSVAEDDAVDFNFDTVGKGMTKKFNFDKLDVDFNLDADFDKLSSFKVDMPDLDFSCPSKKSPNNKDRNEAESLDEGNSKKRFSFSFDFNELDGFNLDSPKTEGEQGGKKVIGSKGRSSEMNEHQGSKTRLPEAIPDCEDNAMINNVQSTRCVGTSEIQVETSVSSASMPNPRMDDQVPKPAACRNSIAEQSSFERTNSTCAQESDQQDYSLDKTAPREVHIQPAVDTNLSTIPELPRKDLWIVKGLNSTLGEEQSNREEMAGEATYSHGNSQSEGSSVPHVPGTEGEAKGSNKPFLDTLNATKADNQEAKPDTNLNDTACIIPSKVLHDSEISVFREPGQAHSKFFKRSEEIKSQSSREPSTGRKLTQFSSKRLASVHLNETRLGDNAKDSLVAGKSLSGLNSLVREQTKSQHPLTGSHISVRPTSQLGSLCKTGSLNVLSKPIVNICVNPEVTNSSKESFKDSTVRNVDVKNSNSLNSGKRAFHLTSLKMMRATRTKEDQLGSNPTEEISSKRDSEQITAMPGDAAHGLAHCRKSTDTQSLLNSSLKRKSYEGSDANLVPFSPLKRLSQSPSEKRSFRESLETVVTDQGSVANLMSFSPLEWPSESPSIKRESFGAVVTEQVCNHESTEQSKTNSLSGDHPKLQLKISPKVRSTEVGSPLIMESDENVEKAEAYTTELEDICNMLKKKQEEAKELLVRALVNNNNLLMLNHPIYDEQISFWLSMISRDVLWVVHDMFLLSFGISL is encoded by the exons atgCTATCCTCACACTTTCTCTTGCAGATGGCAGAATCACCAAAGGAAACTGCAGTGGTGAATCGGAAAGAGGATAAATCATTACTAG ATGCTGAATTTGGAAAGGAGTTCCTTACCTCCTGGAAGTCGTTGTCTGTGGCGGAAGATGACGCAGTGGATTTTAACTTTGATACAGTTGGCAAAGGCATGACGAAGAAATTCAACTTTGATAAACT GGATGTCGATTTTAACCTGGATGCTGATTTTGACAAGTTATCATCATTCAAAGTGGACATGCCGGATCTTGATTTCTCCTGTCCATCTAAGAAATCTCCAAACAACAAGGACAGAAATGAAGCAGAATCACTTGATGAAGGAAATTCCAAGAAaagattttctttctcctttgatTTTAATGA GTTGGATGGCTTTAATCTTGATTCACCCAAAACTGAGGGAGAACAAGGTGGGAAGAAGGTTATAGGAAGCAAAGGGAGATCATCGGAGATGAATGAGCACCAGGGCTCAAAAACTCGCCTTCCTGAGGCAATTCCTGACTGTGAGGATAATGCTATGATTAATAATGTTCAATCAACACGCTGTGTGGGTACATCAGAGATTCAAGTAGAAACTTCTGTAAGTTCAGCTTCTATGCCTAACCCAAGAATGGATGATCAGGTGCCAAAGCCCGCGGCCTGTAGAAATTCAATTGCAGAACAATCTTCTTTTGAAAGGACAAACAGCACGTGTGCTCAAGAATCTGATCAACAAGATTATTCATTGGACAAAACAGCACCAAGAGAAGTACATATTCAGCCCGCAGTTGACACAAATTTAAGTACCATCCCAGAGCTTCCAAGAAAAGATTTGTGGATCGTCAAAGGTTTGAATTCCACTTTGGGTGAGGAGCAGAGTAACAGGGAAGAAATGGCAGGGGAAGCCACATATTCTCACGGCAACTCGCAGTCAGAAGGTTCAAGTGTGCCACATGTTCCAGGAACAGAAGGCGAGGCAAAAGGAAGCAATAAACCTTTTCTTGATACATTGAATGCTACTAAGGCTGATAACCAAGAGGCCAAGCCTGATACAAATCTTAATGATACAGCCTGTATTATCCCAAGTAAAGTGCTGCACGACAGTGAAATATCTGTTTTCAG AGAGCCTGGACAAGCACActcaaagtttttcaagagatcAGAGGAAATTAAGAGTCAGTCTTCTCGAGAACCATCAACTGGGAGAAAGCTTACTCAATTTAGCAGCAAAAGACTTGCTTCTGTACATCTAAATGAAACTAg GTTGGGCGACAATGCCAAGGATTCTCTAGTTGCGGGAAAGTCACTCAGTGGTCTAAATTCACTGGTGAGGGAGcaaacaaaaagtcaacatcctcTGACGGGAAGCCATATCAGTGTGAGACCCACTTCTCAACTGGG TTCTCTATGCAAGACGGGAAGTTTAAATGTGTTGTCAAAACCAATTGTTAACATATGTGTGAATCCTGAAGTCACTAATTCAAGCAAGGAATCTTTTAAGGATTCCACGGTCAGAAATGTTGATGTGAAGAACAGTAACTCTCTTAATTCTGGCAAGAGGGCTTTTCATCTTACTAGCTTGAAAATGATGAG GGCCACAAGAACCAAAGAAGATCAACTTGGTTCTAATCCTACAGAGGAAATCAGTTCCAAGAGAGACTCTGAGCAAATAACGGCTATGCCAGGTGATGCAGCACATGGGTTAGCTCATTGTCGCAAAAGCACCGACACCCAGTCACTTCTCAATTCATCCTTAAAGCGAAAATCATATGAG GGATCAGATGCCAATTTAGTGCCATTTAGTCCATTAAAACGGCTCTCTCAGTCTCCAAGTGAGAAAAG AAGTTTCAGAGAATCCTTGGAAACTGTTGTCACAGATCAG GGATCAGTTGCCAATTTGATGTCATTTAGTCCACTGGAATGGCCCTCTGAATCTCCAAGTATAAAAAG AGAATCCTTTGGAGCTGTTGTCACAGAACAG GTTTGCAATCATGAGAGCACCGAACAGAGCAAAACCAACAGTTTGTCTGGTGACCATCCTAAATTGCAGCTTAAGATTTCTCCTAAGGTGAGGTCAACCGAAGTTGGAAGTCCGTTGATCATGGAAAGtgatgaaaatgttgaaaaggCCGAAGCTTATACAACGGAACTTGAAGAT ATCTGCAACATGCTAAAGAAGAAGCAAGAAGAAGCTAAAGAATTGCTTGTTCGAGCACTTGTGAACAACAACAATCTGTTAATGCTTAATCATCCCATCTACGATGAACAGATATCCTTCTGGTTATCAATGATTTCACGGGATGTTCTTTGGGTTGTCCATGAtatgtttcttctctcttttggcATTTCTTTGTAA
- the LOC115730805 gene encoding uncharacterized protein At4g18490-like isoform X4, producing MLSSHFLLQMAESPKETAVVNRKEDKSLLDAEFGKEFLTSWKSLSVAEDDAVDFNFDTVGKGMTKKFNFDKLDVDFNLDADFDKLSSFKVDMPDLDFSCPSKKSPNNKDRNEAESLDEGNSKKRFSFSFDFNELDGFNLDSPKTEGEQGGKKVIGSKGRSSEMNEHQGSKTRLPEAIPDCEDNAMINNVQSTRCVGTSEIQVETSVSSASMPNPRMDDQVPKPAACRNSIAEQSSFERTNSTCAQESDQQDYSLDKTAPREVHIQPAVDTNLSTIPELPRKDLWIVKGLNSTLGEEQSNREEMAGEATYSHGNSQSEGSSVPHVPGTEGEAKGSNKPFLDTLNATKADNQEAKPDTNLNDTACIIPSKVLHDSEISVFREPGQAHSKFFKRSEEIKSQSSREPSTGRKLTQFSSKRLASVHLNETRLGDNAKDSLVAGKSLSGLNSLVREQTKSQHPLTGSHISVRPTSQLGSLCKTGSLNVLSKPIVNICVNPEVTNSSKESFKDSTVRNVDVKNSNSLNSGKRAFHLTSLKMMRATRTKEDQLGSNPTEEISSKRDSEQITAMPGDAAHGLAHCRKSTDTQSLLNSSLKRKSYEGSDANLVPFSPLKRLSQSPSEKRSFRESLETVVTDQGSVANLMSFSPLEWPSESPSIKSFRESFGAVVTEQVCNHESTEQSKTNSLSGDHPKLQLKISPKVRSTEVGSPLIMESDENVEKAEAYTTELEDICNMLKKKQEEAKELLVRALVNNNNLLMLNHPIYDEQIRRVQKFASQLMSKEIHI from the exons atgCTATCCTCACACTTTCTCTTGCAGATGGCAGAATCACCAAAGGAAACTGCAGTGGTGAATCGGAAAGAGGATAAATCATTACTAG ATGCTGAATTTGGAAAGGAGTTCCTTACCTCCTGGAAGTCGTTGTCTGTGGCGGAAGATGACGCAGTGGATTTTAACTTTGATACAGTTGGCAAAGGCATGACGAAGAAATTCAACTTTGATAAACT GGATGTCGATTTTAACCTGGATGCTGATTTTGACAAGTTATCATCATTCAAAGTGGACATGCCGGATCTTGATTTCTCCTGTCCATCTAAGAAATCTCCAAACAACAAGGACAGAAATGAAGCAGAATCACTTGATGAAGGAAATTCCAAGAAaagattttctttctcctttgatTTTAATGA GTTGGATGGCTTTAATCTTGATTCACCCAAAACTGAGGGAGAACAAGGTGGGAAGAAGGTTATAGGAAGCAAAGGGAGATCATCGGAGATGAATGAGCACCAGGGCTCAAAAACTCGCCTTCCTGAGGCAATTCCTGACTGTGAGGATAATGCTATGATTAATAATGTTCAATCAACACGCTGTGTGGGTACATCAGAGATTCAAGTAGAAACTTCTGTAAGTTCAGCTTCTATGCCTAACCCAAGAATGGATGATCAGGTGCCAAAGCCCGCGGCCTGTAGAAATTCAATTGCAGAACAATCTTCTTTTGAAAGGACAAACAGCACGTGTGCTCAAGAATCTGATCAACAAGATTATTCATTGGACAAAACAGCACCAAGAGAAGTACATATTCAGCCCGCAGTTGACACAAATTTAAGTACCATCCCAGAGCTTCCAAGAAAAGATTTGTGGATCGTCAAAGGTTTGAATTCCACTTTGGGTGAGGAGCAGAGTAACAGGGAAGAAATGGCAGGGGAAGCCACATATTCTCACGGCAACTCGCAGTCAGAAGGTTCAAGTGTGCCACATGTTCCAGGAACAGAAGGCGAGGCAAAAGGAAGCAATAAACCTTTTCTTGATACATTGAATGCTACTAAGGCTGATAACCAAGAGGCCAAGCCTGATACAAATCTTAATGATACAGCCTGTATTATCCCAAGTAAAGTGCTGCACGACAGTGAAATATCTGTTTTCAG AGAGCCTGGACAAGCACActcaaagtttttcaagagatcAGAGGAAATTAAGAGTCAGTCTTCTCGAGAACCATCAACTGGGAGAAAGCTTACTCAATTTAGCAGCAAAAGACTTGCTTCTGTACATCTAAATGAAACTAg GTTGGGCGACAATGCCAAGGATTCTCTAGTTGCGGGAAAGTCACTCAGTGGTCTAAATTCACTGGTGAGGGAGcaaacaaaaagtcaacatcctcTGACGGGAAGCCATATCAGTGTGAGACCCACTTCTCAACTGGG TTCTCTATGCAAGACGGGAAGTTTAAATGTGTTGTCAAAACCAATTGTTAACATATGTGTGAATCCTGAAGTCACTAATTCAAGCAAGGAATCTTTTAAGGATTCCACGGTCAGAAATGTTGATGTGAAGAACAGTAACTCTCTTAATTCTGGCAAGAGGGCTTTTCATCTTACTAGCTTGAAAATGATGAG GGCCACAAGAACCAAAGAAGATCAACTTGGTTCTAATCCTACAGAGGAAATCAGTTCCAAGAGAGACTCTGAGCAAATAACGGCTATGCCAGGTGATGCAGCACATGGGTTAGCTCATTGTCGCAAAAGCACCGACACCCAGTCACTTCTCAATTCATCCTTAAAGCGAAAATCATATGAG GGATCAGATGCCAATTTAGTGCCATTTAGTCCATTAAAACGGCTCTCTCAGTCTCCAAGTGAGAAAAG AAGTTTCAGAGAATCCTTGGAAACTGTTGTCACAGATCAG GGATCAGTTGCCAATTTGATGTCATTTAGTCCACTGGAATGGCCCTCTGAATCTCCAAGTATAAAAAG TTTCAGAGAATCCTTTGGAGCTGTTGTCACAGAACAG GTTTGCAATCATGAGAGCACCGAACAGAGCAAAACCAACAGTTTGTCTGGTGACCATCCTAAATTGCAGCTTAAGATTTCTCCTAAGGTGAGGTCAACCGAAGTTGGAAGTCCGTTGATCATGGAAAGtgatgaaaatgttgaaaaggCCGAAGCTTATACAACGGAACTTGAAGAT ATCTGCAACATGCTAAAGAAGAAGCAAGAAGAAGCTAAAGAATTGCTTGTTCGAGCACTTGTGAACAACAACAATCTGTTAATGCTTAATCATCCCATCTACGATGAACAG ATCCGTAGGGTGCAGAAGTTTGCATCACAGCTCATGTCAAAGGAGATTCACATTTGA
- the LOC115730805 gene encoding uncharacterized protein At4g18490-like isoform X1: MLSSHFLLQMAESPKETAVVNRKEDKSLLDAEFGKEFLTSWKSLSVAEDDAVDFNFDTVGKGMTKKFNFDKLDVDFNLDADFDKLSSFKVDMPDLDFSCPSKKSPNNKDRNEAESLDEGNSKKRFSFSFDFNELDGFNLDSPKTEGEQGGKKVIGSKGRSSEMNEHQGSKTRLPEAIPDCEDNAMINNVQSTRCVGTSEIQVETSVSSASMPNPRMDDQVPKPAACRNSIAEQSSFERTNSTCAQESDQQDYSLDKTAPREVHIQPAVDTNLSTIPELPRKDLWIVKGLNSTLGEEQSNREEMAGEATYSHGNSQSEGSSVPHVPGTEGEAKGSNKPFLDTLNATKADNQEAKPDTNLNDTACIIPSKVLHDSEISVFREPGQAHSKFFKRSEEIKSQSSREPSTGRKLTQFSSKRLASVHLNETRLGDNAKDSLVAGKSLSGLNSLVREQTKSQHPLTGSHISVRPTSQLGSLCKTGSLNVLSKPIVNICVNPEVTNSSKESFKDSTVRNVDVKNSNSLNSGKRAFHLTSLKMMRATRTKEDQLGSNPTEEISSKRDSEQITAMPGDAAHGLAHCRKSTDTQSLLNSSLKRKSYEGSDANLVPFSPLKRLSQSPSEKRSFRESLETVVTDQGSVANLMSFSPLEWPSESPSIKSFRESFGAVVTEQVCNHESTEQSKTNSLSGDHPKLQLKISPKVRSTEVGSPLIMESDENVEKAEAYTTELEDICNMLKKKQEEAKELLVRALVNNNNLLMLNHPIYDEQISFWLSMISRDVLWVVHDMFLLSFGISL; this comes from the exons atgCTATCCTCACACTTTCTCTTGCAGATGGCAGAATCACCAAAGGAAACTGCAGTGGTGAATCGGAAAGAGGATAAATCATTACTAG ATGCTGAATTTGGAAAGGAGTTCCTTACCTCCTGGAAGTCGTTGTCTGTGGCGGAAGATGACGCAGTGGATTTTAACTTTGATACAGTTGGCAAAGGCATGACGAAGAAATTCAACTTTGATAAACT GGATGTCGATTTTAACCTGGATGCTGATTTTGACAAGTTATCATCATTCAAAGTGGACATGCCGGATCTTGATTTCTCCTGTCCATCTAAGAAATCTCCAAACAACAAGGACAGAAATGAAGCAGAATCACTTGATGAAGGAAATTCCAAGAAaagattttctttctcctttgatTTTAATGA GTTGGATGGCTTTAATCTTGATTCACCCAAAACTGAGGGAGAACAAGGTGGGAAGAAGGTTATAGGAAGCAAAGGGAGATCATCGGAGATGAATGAGCACCAGGGCTCAAAAACTCGCCTTCCTGAGGCAATTCCTGACTGTGAGGATAATGCTATGATTAATAATGTTCAATCAACACGCTGTGTGGGTACATCAGAGATTCAAGTAGAAACTTCTGTAAGTTCAGCTTCTATGCCTAACCCAAGAATGGATGATCAGGTGCCAAAGCCCGCGGCCTGTAGAAATTCAATTGCAGAACAATCTTCTTTTGAAAGGACAAACAGCACGTGTGCTCAAGAATCTGATCAACAAGATTATTCATTGGACAAAACAGCACCAAGAGAAGTACATATTCAGCCCGCAGTTGACACAAATTTAAGTACCATCCCAGAGCTTCCAAGAAAAGATTTGTGGATCGTCAAAGGTTTGAATTCCACTTTGGGTGAGGAGCAGAGTAACAGGGAAGAAATGGCAGGGGAAGCCACATATTCTCACGGCAACTCGCAGTCAGAAGGTTCAAGTGTGCCACATGTTCCAGGAACAGAAGGCGAGGCAAAAGGAAGCAATAAACCTTTTCTTGATACATTGAATGCTACTAAGGCTGATAACCAAGAGGCCAAGCCTGATACAAATCTTAATGATACAGCCTGTATTATCCCAAGTAAAGTGCTGCACGACAGTGAAATATCTGTTTTCAG AGAGCCTGGACAAGCACActcaaagtttttcaagagatcAGAGGAAATTAAGAGTCAGTCTTCTCGAGAACCATCAACTGGGAGAAAGCTTACTCAATTTAGCAGCAAAAGACTTGCTTCTGTACATCTAAATGAAACTAg GTTGGGCGACAATGCCAAGGATTCTCTAGTTGCGGGAAAGTCACTCAGTGGTCTAAATTCACTGGTGAGGGAGcaaacaaaaagtcaacatcctcTGACGGGAAGCCATATCAGTGTGAGACCCACTTCTCAACTGGG TTCTCTATGCAAGACGGGAAGTTTAAATGTGTTGTCAAAACCAATTGTTAACATATGTGTGAATCCTGAAGTCACTAATTCAAGCAAGGAATCTTTTAAGGATTCCACGGTCAGAAATGTTGATGTGAAGAACAGTAACTCTCTTAATTCTGGCAAGAGGGCTTTTCATCTTACTAGCTTGAAAATGATGAG GGCCACAAGAACCAAAGAAGATCAACTTGGTTCTAATCCTACAGAGGAAATCAGTTCCAAGAGAGACTCTGAGCAAATAACGGCTATGCCAGGTGATGCAGCACATGGGTTAGCTCATTGTCGCAAAAGCACCGACACCCAGTCACTTCTCAATTCATCCTTAAAGCGAAAATCATATGAG GGATCAGATGCCAATTTAGTGCCATTTAGTCCATTAAAACGGCTCTCTCAGTCTCCAAGTGAGAAAAG AAGTTTCAGAGAATCCTTGGAAACTGTTGTCACAGATCAG GGATCAGTTGCCAATTTGATGTCATTTAGTCCACTGGAATGGCCCTCTGAATCTCCAAGTATAAAAAG TTTCAGAGAATCCTTTGGAGCTGTTGTCACAGAACAG GTTTGCAATCATGAGAGCACCGAACAGAGCAAAACCAACAGTTTGTCTGGTGACCATCCTAAATTGCAGCTTAAGATTTCTCCTAAGGTGAGGTCAACCGAAGTTGGAAGTCCGTTGATCATGGAAAGtgatgaaaatgttgaaaaggCCGAAGCTTATACAACGGAACTTGAAGAT ATCTGCAACATGCTAAAGAAGAAGCAAGAAGAAGCTAAAGAATTGCTTGTTCGAGCACTTGTGAACAACAACAATCTGTTAATGCTTAATCATCCCATCTACGATGAACAGATATCCTTCTGGTTATCAATGATTTCACGGGATGTTCTTTGGGTTGTCCATGAtatgtttcttctctcttttggcATTTCTTTGTAA
- the LOC115730805 gene encoding uncharacterized protein At4g18490-like isoform X3, which produces MTCSIYQMAESPKETAVVNRKEDKSLLDAEFGKEFLTSWKSLSVAEDDAVDFNFDTVGKGMTKKFNFDKLDVDFNLDADFDKLSSFKVDMPDLDFSCPSKKSPNNKDRNEAESLDEGNSKKRFSFSFDFNELDGFNLDSPKTEGEQGGKKVIGSKGRSSEMNEHQGSKTRLPEAIPDCEDNAMINNVQSTRCVGTSEIQVETSVSSASMPNPRMDDQVPKPAACRNSIAEQSSFERTNSTCAQESDQQDYSLDKTAPREVHIQPAVDTNLSTIPELPRKDLWIVKGLNSTLGEEQSNREEMAGEATYSHGNSQSEGSSVPHVPGTEGEAKGSNKPFLDTLNATKADNQEAKPDTNLNDTACIIPSKVLHDSEISVFREPGQAHSKFFKRSEEIKSQSSREPSTGRKLTQFSSKRLASVHLNETRLGDNAKDSLVAGKSLSGLNSLVREQTKSQHPLTGSHISVRPTSQLGSLCKTGSLNVLSKPIVNICVNPEVTNSSKESFKDSTVRNVDVKNSNSLNSGKRAFHLTSLKMMRATRTKEDQLGSNPTEEISSKRDSEQITAMPGDAAHGLAHCRKSTDTQSLLNSSLKRKSYEGSDANLVPFSPLKRLSQSPSEKRSFRESLETVVTDQGSVANLMSFSPLEWPSESPSIKSFRESFGAVVTEQVCNHESTEQSKTNSLSGDHPKLQLKISPKVRSTEVGSPLIMESDENVEKAEAYTTELEDICNMLKKKQEEAKELLVRALVNNNNLLMLNHPIYDEQISFWLSMISRDVLWVVHDMFLLSFGISL; this is translated from the exons ATGACTTGCAGCATTTACCAG ATGGCAGAATCACCAAAGGAAACTGCAGTGGTGAATCGGAAAGAGGATAAATCATTACTAG ATGCTGAATTTGGAAAGGAGTTCCTTACCTCCTGGAAGTCGTTGTCTGTGGCGGAAGATGACGCAGTGGATTTTAACTTTGATACAGTTGGCAAAGGCATGACGAAGAAATTCAACTTTGATAAACT GGATGTCGATTTTAACCTGGATGCTGATTTTGACAAGTTATCATCATTCAAAGTGGACATGCCGGATCTTGATTTCTCCTGTCCATCTAAGAAATCTCCAAACAACAAGGACAGAAATGAAGCAGAATCACTTGATGAAGGAAATTCCAAGAAaagattttctttctcctttgatTTTAATGA GTTGGATGGCTTTAATCTTGATTCACCCAAAACTGAGGGAGAACAAGGTGGGAAGAAGGTTATAGGAAGCAAAGGGAGATCATCGGAGATGAATGAGCACCAGGGCTCAAAAACTCGCCTTCCTGAGGCAATTCCTGACTGTGAGGATAATGCTATGATTAATAATGTTCAATCAACACGCTGTGTGGGTACATCAGAGATTCAAGTAGAAACTTCTGTAAGTTCAGCTTCTATGCCTAACCCAAGAATGGATGATCAGGTGCCAAAGCCCGCGGCCTGTAGAAATTCAATTGCAGAACAATCTTCTTTTGAAAGGACAAACAGCACGTGTGCTCAAGAATCTGATCAACAAGATTATTCATTGGACAAAACAGCACCAAGAGAAGTACATATTCAGCCCGCAGTTGACACAAATTTAAGTACCATCCCAGAGCTTCCAAGAAAAGATTTGTGGATCGTCAAAGGTTTGAATTCCACTTTGGGTGAGGAGCAGAGTAACAGGGAAGAAATGGCAGGGGAAGCCACATATTCTCACGGCAACTCGCAGTCAGAAGGTTCAAGTGTGCCACATGTTCCAGGAACAGAAGGCGAGGCAAAAGGAAGCAATAAACCTTTTCTTGATACATTGAATGCTACTAAGGCTGATAACCAAGAGGCCAAGCCTGATACAAATCTTAATGATACAGCCTGTATTATCCCAAGTAAAGTGCTGCACGACAGTGAAATATCTGTTTTCAG AGAGCCTGGACAAGCACActcaaagtttttcaagagatcAGAGGAAATTAAGAGTCAGTCTTCTCGAGAACCATCAACTGGGAGAAAGCTTACTCAATTTAGCAGCAAAAGACTTGCTTCTGTACATCTAAATGAAACTAg GTTGGGCGACAATGCCAAGGATTCTCTAGTTGCGGGAAAGTCACTCAGTGGTCTAAATTCACTGGTGAGGGAGcaaacaaaaagtcaacatcctcTGACGGGAAGCCATATCAGTGTGAGACCCACTTCTCAACTGGG TTCTCTATGCAAGACGGGAAGTTTAAATGTGTTGTCAAAACCAATTGTTAACATATGTGTGAATCCTGAAGTCACTAATTCAAGCAAGGAATCTTTTAAGGATTCCACGGTCAGAAATGTTGATGTGAAGAACAGTAACTCTCTTAATTCTGGCAAGAGGGCTTTTCATCTTACTAGCTTGAAAATGATGAG GGCCACAAGAACCAAAGAAGATCAACTTGGTTCTAATCCTACAGAGGAAATCAGTTCCAAGAGAGACTCTGAGCAAATAACGGCTATGCCAGGTGATGCAGCACATGGGTTAGCTCATTGTCGCAAAAGCACCGACACCCAGTCACTTCTCAATTCATCCTTAAAGCGAAAATCATATGAG GGATCAGATGCCAATTTAGTGCCATTTAGTCCATTAAAACGGCTCTCTCAGTCTCCAAGTGAGAAAAG AAGTTTCAGAGAATCCTTGGAAACTGTTGTCACAGATCAG GGATCAGTTGCCAATTTGATGTCATTTAGTCCACTGGAATGGCCCTCTGAATCTCCAAGTATAAAAAG TTTCAGAGAATCCTTTGGAGCTGTTGTCACAGAACAG GTTTGCAATCATGAGAGCACCGAACAGAGCAAAACCAACAGTTTGTCTGGTGACCATCCTAAATTGCAGCTTAAGATTTCTCCTAAGGTGAGGTCAACCGAAGTTGGAAGTCCGTTGATCATGGAAAGtgatgaaaatgttgaaaaggCCGAAGCTTATACAACGGAACTTGAAGAT ATCTGCAACATGCTAAAGAAGAAGCAAGAAGAAGCTAAAGAATTGCTTGTTCGAGCACTTGTGAACAACAACAATCTGTTAATGCTTAATCATCCCATCTACGATGAACAGATATCCTTCTGGTTATCAATGATTTCACGGGATGTTCTTTGGGTTGTCCATGAtatgtttcttctctcttttggcATTTCTTTGTAA